A genomic region of Raphanus sativus cultivar WK10039 chromosome 6, ASM80110v3, whole genome shotgun sequence contains the following coding sequences:
- the LOC108805993 gene encoding gamma carbonic anhydrase-like 2, mitochondrial, giving the protein MATSLARISRRCLTPSLSSNLIRRHFAAEAVAVATTTEAPKPKSEVTPSADRAKWDYRGQRQIIPLGQWLPKVAVDAYVAPNVVLAGQVTVWDGSSVWNGAVLRGDLDKITLGFCSNVQERCVVHAAWSSPTGLPAETLIDRYVTVGAYSLLRSCTIEPECIIGQHSILMEGSLVETRSILEAGSVVPPGRRIPSGELWGGNPARFIRTLTNEETLEIPKLAVAINHLSGDYFSEFLPYSTVYREVEKFKKSLGIAV; this is encoded by the exons ATGGCGACCTCGCTAGCTCGAATCTCCAGAAGATGCCTCACCCCGTCCCTGTCTTCGAATCTGATTCGGCGTCACTTCGCAGCGGAAGCTGTAGCGGTGGCGACGACGACGGAAGCTCCTAAGCCCAAATCGGAGGTGACGCCGTCGGCGGATCGGGCGAAGTGGGACTACAGAGGGCAGAGACAGATCATTCCTCTGGGACAGTGGCTACCCAAGGTCGCAGTCGACGCCTACGTGGCACCCAACGTTGTGTTGGCCGGTCAGGTCACAGTCTGGGACGGCTCGTCCGTCTGGAACGGCGCCGTTTTGAGAGGAGATCTCGATAAGATCACCCTTGGCTTCTGCTCTAACGTCCAGGAACGGTGTGTTGTTCATGCCGCCTGGTCGTCCCCAACAG GATTACCAGCAGAGACATTGATCGATAGGTATGTGACGGTTGGTGCATACAGTCTTTTAAGATCATGCACTATCGAACCCGAATGCATCATCGGGCAACACTCGATTTTGATGGAAGGTTCCCTGGTGGAGACTCGGTCGATCCTGGAAGCTGGTTCCGTTGTTCCACCTGGGAGGAGAATCCCATCTGGTGAACTCTGGGGAGGCAACCCAGCAAGGTTTATTCGAACGCTCACCAATGAGGAAACCTTGGAGATCCCGAAACTGGCTGTTGCCATTAACCACCTTAGTGGAGACTACTTCTCTGAGTTCTTGCCTTACTCAACTGTCTATCGTGAGGTTGAGAAGTTCAAGAAATCCCTTGGGATTGCTGTCTAG
- the LOC108812581 gene encoding protein INVOLVED IN DE NOVO 2 codes for MGSTVVLSSDEEDSDISDSEMEEYGDKIYLTLKSGKVKVKLSPHAFTCPYCPNKKKPSFQYKDLLQHASGVGNSNSDKRTAKEKASHLALAKYLQEDLASDSQAEPSSKRRKTGDPIQDCDQDEKLVCPWKGVVVNIPTTKTPNGRTTGESGSKLRDEYIQRGFNPTRVRTLWNHWGFSGTAIVEFNRDWNGLHNALSFDKAYLVDGHGKKDWFRKDGPPKSGLYAWIARADDYNGNNIIGEDLRKKGDLKTIAEVTEEEARKQQKLVQNLTQLVEEKKKGVKEYEELHSVKSKELKERLEEKEKILQKHNSELNAIQERTMGHVNKIFADHERVKMQLESEKKKLEIKGNELAKREAHNETERKNLAEDLQENASKNSSLELASLEQQKADEEVKKLAENQRRQKEELHEKIIRLERQRDQKQMIELEIERLKGELNVKKHMGSDGDDEIVKEVENIYKGLTEKEEELADLDKFNQTLILRERRTNDELQEARKELVNIMKEWKQNIGVKRMGELVTKPFMDALQQKYCQQDVEDRAIDVLQLWEDYLKDPDWHPFKRIKLENQEREVEVIDERDEKLRELKEDLGDGPYNAVTRALLEINEYNPSGRYITTELWNIKEDRKATLEEGVTCLLDEWEKSKRKRGMA; via the exons ATGGGGAGCACGGTGGTCTTGAGCTCAGACGAAGAAGACTCAGACATAAGTGATTCCGAAATGGAAGAGTACGGAGACAAGATCTACTTAACTCTCAAAAGCGGAAAGGTCAAGGTCAAACTCTCTCCTCATGCTTTCACGTGTCCTTACTGTCCGAACAAGAAGAAACCTAGCTTCCAGTACAAAGATCTCCTCCAACATGCCTCTGGAGTCGGTAATAGCAATTCCGACAAAAGAACCGCAAAGGAGAAAGCTAGCCACCTTGCTCTTGCCAAATACCTCCAAGAAGATCTTGCTTCTGATTCACAAGCTGAGCCTTCTTCCAAGCGAAGAAAAACTGGTGATCCTATTCAAGATTGTGACCAGGATGAGAAGCTCGTCTGCCCTTGGAAAG GTGTAGTGGTTAACATTCCAACTACAAAGACACCAAACGGTCGAACCACGGGTGAGAGTGGGTCCAAGCTAAGAGATGAGTACATTCAAAGAGGGTTTAATCCCACCAGGGTTCGTACTTTATGGAACCACTGGGGGTTTTCAGGGACAGCTATTGTGGAGTTCAACAGAGACTGGAACGGACTGCACAATGCTCTTTCCTTCGACAAGGCTTATCTTGTGGATGGTCATGGGAAGAAAGACTGGTTCAGGAAAGATGGTCCTCCTAAGTCTGGTCTTTACGCGTGGATCGCTCGTGCTGATGATTACAACGGGAACAACATCATCGGAGAAGACTTGAGGAAGAAGGGCGATCTCAAAACTATAGCTGAGGTGACTGAAGAGGAGGCGAGGAAGCAGCAGAAGCTGGTGCAGAATCTGACGCAGCTtgtggaggagaagaagaaaggtgtGAAGGAGTATGAGGAGCTTCATTCGGTGAAGTCGAAGGAGCTTAAGGAGAGGTtggaagagaaggagaagattctGCAGAAGCATAACAGCGAGCTGAATGCTATACAGGAGAGGACAATGGGTCATGTTAACAAGATCTTTGCTGATCATGAGAGGGTGAAGATGCAGCTGGagtcggagaagaagaagctggagaTCAAAGGTAATGAGCTGGCGAAGAGGGAAGCACACAATGAGACCGAGAGGAAGAACTTGGCTGAAGATCTGCAGGAGAATGCTTCCAAGAATAGTTCTCTTGAGCTAGCTTCCTTGGAGCAACAAAAGGCGGATGAAGAAGTTAAAAAACTGGCTGAGAATCAGAGG AGGCAAAAGGAGGAGCTTCATGAGAAGATCATAAGACTAGAAAGACAAAGAGATCAGAAGCAAATGATCGAGCTAGAGATTGAGAGGTTGAAAGGAGAATTGAACGTGAAGAAGCACATGGGGTCAGACGGAGACGATGAGATTGTGAAAGAAGTGGAGAATATCTACAAAGGTTTAactgagaaagaagaagagcttGCAGACCTAGACAAGTTTAACCAAACTCTTATACTCAGAGAGCGCAGAACCAACGATGAGCTTCAAGAAGCTCGTAAAGAGTTGGTTAAC ATTATGAAAGAGTGGAAACAAAATATCGGTGTGAAGAGAATGGGAGAGCTGGTGACGAAACCGTTCATGGATGCACTTCAGCAGAAGTATTGTCAGCAAGATGTGGAGGACAGAGCTATTGACGTTCTCCAGCTCTGGGAAGACTATCTCAAAGATCCAGATTGGCACCCATTCAAGCGGATCAAGCTTGAAAATCAAGAAAGAGAAGTG GAAGTGATAGATGAGAGGGACGAGAAGCTGAGGGAGCTCAAGGAAGATCTAGGAGATGGTCCTTATAATGCGGTAACGAGAGCTTTGTTGGAGATAAACGAGTATAACCCAAGTGGAAGGTACATTACAACGGAGCTATGGAACATAAAAGAAGACAGGAAGGCTACACTTGAAGAAGGTGTCACTTGTTTACTTGATGAATGGGAGAAGTCTAAACGCAAGCGTGGAATGGCTTAA
- the LOC108811015 gene encoding uncharacterized protein LOC108811015: MADWGPVVIAVILFVLLTPGLLFQIPARGRIVEFGNMQTSGASILVHSIIFFGLITIFTIAIRLHIYTG, from the coding sequence ATGGCGGACTGGGGACCTGTAGTGATCGCAGTGATACTGTTCGTGCTGTTGACACCAGGACTGCTCTTTCAGATTCCAGCGAGAGGTCGAATCGTAGAATTCGGGAATATGCAAACTAGCGGAGCCTCAATTCTCGTTCACTCCATCATTTTCTTCGGTCTCATCACCATCTTCACCATCGCCATTCGTCTCCACATCTACACCGGttaa